In one window of Comamonas testosteroni DNA:
- a CDS encoding DUF6710 family protein, translating into MLSIILPSKGKITERTLRFQHVMELANDIATRDPKSLSTLVRLVAAPLQAMTTTAAAYAESHTVKRKDNFGAFFFEEDQAISINRESANDISPRRTNQIYRLRLGIDPVLATPRRRDDLAKALANIGFGKLEGAWRQDKNHRVAVLLPIGIGIVHGGNHSLTAGIANVEGYIDSSDFRDLTPLYPHVYYDGTAFVRSHDGYILSEPSREEPGILFEIGRLMMMHGVQPSVKPTSSAEAPTPIRSLGEFYYHVLLNGQDAGAELPVSAAVHTLSQVGFKEGSTEWDQALHFEAPFKHPYSQDTVQLKKMQYRLVAKDLKYVRSPLSND; encoded by the coding sequence ATGCTGAGTATTATCTTGCCAAGCAAGGGGAAAATTACGGAGCGTACTCTGCGCTTTCAACACGTGATGGAGTTGGCAAACGATATTGCCACGCGTGACCCGAAGAGTCTTAGCACCTTGGTTCGATTGGTCGCGGCACCATTACAGGCGATGACAACTACCGCTGCCGCATATGCCGAGTCCCATACAGTCAAAAGGAAAGACAACTTCGGCGCTTTCTTTTTCGAGGAGGACCAGGCTATTTCCATTAACCGCGAGTCTGCCAATGACATATCACCGCGGCGCACTAATCAAATTTACAGATTGCGTCTCGGTATTGACCCAGTGCTGGCAACTCCGAGGCGTCGAGATGACTTGGCAAAAGCTCTGGCAAATATTGGCTTCGGAAAATTAGAGGGTGCTTGGAGGCAAGACAAAAATCATCGCGTGGCGGTACTGCTCCCAATAGGGATTGGAATTGTTCATGGAGGCAATCACTCCTTGACTGCGGGAATTGCCAATGTAGAAGGTTATATAGACTCTTCGGATTTTCGTGACCTGACTCCACTGTATCCGCACGTCTACTATGACGGAACGGCTTTTGTACGGTCGCACGATGGTTATATTCTCTCAGAACCTTCAAGAGAAGAACCAGGAATATTATTTGAGATCGGCCGATTGATGATGATGCATGGCGTGCAGCCGAGCGTAAAGCCGACTTCATCCGCAGAGGCTCCCACGCCGATACGCTCACTTGGCGAGTTCTACTACCATGTCCTGCTCAATGGACAGGACGCTGGTGCTGAGCTACCTGTCAGCGCGGCTGTACATACGCTAAGCCAAGTTGGTTTCAAAGAAGGAAGCACGGAGTGGGACCAAGCGCTTCACTTTGAAGCGCCATTCAAACACCCATACTCTCAAGACACTGTGCAGCTGAAAAAAATGCAATATCGTCTCGTAGCAAAGGATCTGAAGTATGTCCGTTCGCCACTGAGCAATGATTAG